One window of the Candidatus Acidiferrales bacterium genome contains the following:
- the nadB gene encoding L-aspartate oxidase — protein MNADRTSCDILIIGAGIAGLTAAIQLADRGKNVIVINRAFDPDESNTRYAQGGIVWWGEDDSYELIESDIDEAGDEVGGTTAIRIIAEEGPVLVDSLLIKRLAVNFDRDAAGNLHRTLEGGHSRRRIIHVGDQTGAAIEAALSREVRSHPNIHILAGHTAVDLISTTHHSRKRGSVYQPTRILGAYVLDRKSREVRAILASYTIIATGGVGGLYEYTTNPEGARGDGIAMSGRAGSHVINMEYVQFHPTAFRKEGCPSFLISEAVRGEGAVLLNGKGERFISRYCPEAMELAPRDEVARGIFWEIQSTKSMNVWLDCSPIMKKGIDLEKRFPQIFANCANYGVDIRKELIPIAPAAHFLCGGIRVDEWGRTNLLRLYAVGEASCTGLHGANRLASTSLLEGLVWGMRSAENIIGSYEQEHFDEWMIPDWDESYVVDSLVPKETLGKYLNDLKRVMWEDVGIVRSEESLSKAWRLLSSINIEVEELYRRAKLSDDLVGLRNGIEAALEITTHARRNRVSRGVHFREDSVKTSGALV, from the coding sequence ATGAATGCTGACCGAACTTCTTGCGACATTCTCATTATCGGTGCCGGCATCGCCGGACTGACTGCTGCGATCCAGCTTGCCGACCGCGGAAAGAACGTCATCGTCATAAATCGCGCCTTTGATCCTGACGAGTCGAACACTCGATATGCACAGGGCGGAATTGTCTGGTGGGGCGAGGATGATTCATACGAACTGATAGAGTCTGACATCGATGAAGCCGGCGACGAAGTTGGCGGCACTACCGCCATACGCATCATCGCGGAAGAAGGTCCTGTCCTCGTCGATTCACTTTTGATAAAACGTCTCGCGGTGAATTTCGACAGGGATGCCGCAGGAAATTTGCACCGCACTCTCGAGGGCGGCCATTCACGACGGAGGATAATTCACGTCGGCGATCAAACGGGCGCGGCCATCGAGGCGGCACTGAGCAGGGAAGTGAGATCGCATCCGAACATCCATATCCTGGCGGGCCATACCGCCGTCGATCTGATCAGCACGACGCACCATTCTCGCAAGCGCGGCTCGGTATACCAGCCGACCCGGATACTCGGCGCTTATGTTCTCGACAGAAAATCGAGAGAGGTGAGAGCAATACTTGCTTCGTATACGATCATTGCGACGGGCGGCGTCGGCGGATTATATGAGTATACCACCAATCCTGAAGGTGCGCGCGGCGACGGCATCGCAATGTCGGGGCGGGCCGGTTCGCACGTTATAAACATGGAGTATGTTCAGTTTCATCCAACTGCTTTTCGAAAAGAGGGTTGTCCGTCCTTTCTGATCTCGGAGGCGGTGCGCGGCGAAGGAGCCGTTCTTCTCAATGGCAAAGGAGAACGATTCATATCGAGATATTGCCCGGAAGCGATGGAGCTTGCACCGCGCGACGAAGTGGCAAGAGGAATTTTCTGGGAAATACAGTCCACAAAATCGATGAATGTGTGGCTGGATTGCAGCCCAATAATGAAAAAGGGAATCGACCTTGAAAAAAGATTTCCGCAAATCTTTGCAAATTGCGCGAACTACGGAGTCGACATACGAAAGGAACTAATCCCGATCGCCCCGGCTGCACATTTTCTCTGCGGCGGAATACGAGTTGACGAATGGGGAAGGACTAACCTTCTCAGACTCTACGCCGTAGGCGAAGCATCATGCACAGGACTTCACGGTGCGAACAGACTCGCGTCCACTTCGTTATTGGAAGGTCTCGTCTGGGGAATGAGATCTGCGGAAAACATAATCGGAAGTTACGAGCAGGAACATTTTGACGAGTGGATGATACCGGATTGGGACGAAAGTTACGTCGTGGATTCTCTCGTACCGAAAGAGACACTCGGGAAATATTTGAACGATTTGAAGAGGGTCATGTGGGAAGATGTCGGCATTGTGAGATCCGAAGAAAGTCTTTCAAAAGCATGGCGGCTTCTCTCATCCATCAATATCGAGGTTGAAGAGCTGTACAGGCGCGCGAAACTCTCAGATGATCTCGTCGGTCTCCGCAACGGCATAGAGGCGGCACTCGAAATCACAACCCACGCCAGAAGAAACAGAGTGAGCAGAGGAGTACATTTCAGGGAGGATTCCGTAAAAACAAGCGGGGCTTTAGTTTAG
- the nadC gene encoding carboxylating nicotinate-nucleotide diphosphorylase: MIFKDILKERIHHDLGFDFFVKDGAPHSRFNVIFKENGIVCGMIFVPTIVKLVDEEFFLEPVDPQSKPQVKIMKKDGDRIKAGDIGAEIAGNAEVLLKAERTICNVLSELSGIATHVNCIIDAHYANGRINRNVFLLDTRKGDPLMRPGHKYAVRVGGAKNHRAGFFDGILVKDNDISVYGGVREAIDRRIREEKLLTRVEIEVGNLKDLQTVLNDGRVDAVLLDNMPVDTLKKAVDMIGNSGKQYLIEASGVREEEIGKVSETGVNFISLSSLVRRAPYLDVSMKTV; the protein is encoded by the coding sequence ATGATTTTTAAAGATATTTTGAAAGAACGCATCCATCACGATCTCGGGTTCGATTTCTTCGTGAAGGATGGCGCACCGCATTCGCGGTTCAATGTGATATTCAAGGAGAATGGAATAGTTTGTGGAATGATTTTCGTTCCGACGATTGTGAAACTCGTAGATGAAGAATTCTTCTTAGAGCCTGTCGACCCGCAGTCAAAGCCGCAGGTAAAGATCATGAAAAAAGACGGCGACAGAATCAAAGCAGGAGATATCGGTGCGGAAATTGCGGGCAACGCCGAAGTTTTGTTGAAGGCGGAAAGGACGATATGCAATGTGCTGTCTGAGCTGTCCGGCATCGCGACGCATGTCAATTGCATTATCGATGCTCATTATGCCAATGGAAGGATAAACCGGAATGTCTTCTTGCTCGACACACGAAAAGGCGATCCTCTGATGAGACCCGGGCACAAATACGCAGTGAGAGTAGGCGGTGCAAAGAATCACCGCGCAGGTTTCTTCGATGGGATTTTGGTCAAAGACAACGACATTTCCGTTTATGGCGGAGTTCGTGAGGCGATCGACAGGAGAATTCGCGAAGAAAAGCTTCTTACTCGCGTTGAGATAGAGGTCGGAAATTTAAAAGATCTTCAGACGGTTTTGAATGACGGGCGTGTCGATGCTGTTTTGCTCGACAACATGCCGGTCGACACGCTGAAGAAGGCCGTAGACATGATAGGTAATTCGGGGAAACAATATTTGATAGAAGCTTCCGGCGTCAGGGAAGAAGAGATCGGCAAAGTTTCAGAGACTGGCGTGAACTTCATTTCACTCTCCTCTCTCGTGCGGAGAGCACCATACCTCGATGTGTCGATGAAGACTGTCTAG
- a CDS encoding bacteriohemerythrin: MPFIEWSQDLSVNIDEIDDQHRKLVDLINLLYDSMKEGKGKDELGKILNDLADNTVHHFETEEKLLQKYDYPEYASHKKEHDDLARQVSIIKAQYEKGNTTISIEMLGFLKSWLNNHILTSDKKYSTFLIVRGVV, from the coding sequence ATGCCATTTATTGAATGGTCTCAAGACTTGAGCGTCAACATCGATGAAATCGATGATCAACACAGGAAGCTGGTGGATCTGATTAACCTTCTGTACGATTCGATGAAGGAAGGGAAAGGAAAGGATGAACTGGGGAAAATTCTGAACGACCTAGCCGACAATACTGTGCATCACTTCGAAACTGAAGAAAAGCTTCTCCAGAAGTACGATTACCCCGAGTACGCGAGCCACAAAAAGGAACATGACGATCTGGCGAGGCAAGTCTCAATCATAAAAGCCCAATACGAGAAAGGGAATACTACGATATCCATTGAGATGTTGGGCTTCCTTAAAAGCTGGCTCAACAATCACATTCTCACCTCCGACAAAAAATATTCGACATTTCTGATTGTGAGAGGCGTGGTTTGA
- a CDS encoding T9SS type A sorting domain-containing protein, producing the protein MDSIRVKSIILSILLICLRTNFIHAQQNYVRVEGTHFTLDGRQYYFVGTNFWYGCYIGSTGATGDTSRLVRELNRMEDAGINNLRILGASELSNAAMSLKPAIQISPGIYDDSLLAGLDFLLSEMGKRNMHAVIFLNNYWTWSGGMYQYNSWFGGSANQYDTSPFYRNAIANDTFKTYISFLINRQNTITGLHYYEDPTIMAWELANEPRPGSGSTNSFYQWIDSTAKYIHSLDPNHLVTTGNEGTMGCNSSGSIFLTAHQNQYIDYATIHVWALNWGWIDTAKMAQTYPGALSSAESYVQQHISYARMLGKPLVMEEFGLPRDGGKYSPGSTTTFRDEYDAALLQTIYDSACAGAPIAGSNFWGWGGEGRSPNSDYVWRVGDPFVCDPPMEAQGLNSVFDTDSSTIKVILEYADSMSRLRTLVAVKERGDIARGFKLYQNYPNPFNPTTAISYQLPDISHVTLEIYDVLGREVRTLVNEVEKAGRYDVMFDADNLSSGVYFCKLVVTSNEERRFMAVDKLLLFK; encoded by the coding sequence GTGGACTCTATTAGAGTAAAATCAATCATACTGTCGATCCTGCTGATTTGCCTTAGAACAAACTTTATTCATGCGCAGCAGAACTATGTCAGGGTTGAAGGGACGCATTTTACTCTCGACGGCAGGCAGTACTATTTTGTTGGGACTAATTTTTGGTACGGGTGCTACATCGGTTCTACCGGGGCAACCGGAGATACGTCGAGACTCGTCCGCGAACTTAATCGGATGGAGGACGCCGGGATAAATAATCTGAGAATACTCGGCGCGTCGGAGCTCTCCAATGCCGCAATGTCTCTCAAGCCTGCGATCCAGATATCGCCCGGAATCTATGACGATTCGCTTTTAGCAGGACTCGATTTCCTTCTCTCGGAGATGGGAAAACGAAATATGCATGCGGTCATTTTCCTGAACAATTATTGGACCTGGTCTGGGGGAATGTACCAGTATAACAGTTGGTTCGGCGGAAGCGCGAACCAGTATGACACTTCGCCGTTTTATCGCAACGCGATTGCAAACGATACTTTCAAAACTTACATCAGCTTCTTGATTAATCGTCAGAACACAATTACAGGCCTGCATTATTATGAAGATCCCACCATTATGGCATGGGAGCTTGCCAATGAGCCTCGTCCGGGATCCGGCTCAACAAATTCTTTTTATCAGTGGATAGATTCAACCGCAAAATATATTCACTCGCTTGATCCGAATCATCTTGTCACCACCGGGAACGAAGGGACGATGGGATGCAACAGCTCCGGAAGTATTTTTTTAACCGCACATCAAAATCAGTACATAGACTACGCGACTATCCACGTATGGGCGCTCAATTGGGGATGGATCGATACCGCTAAGATGGCACAGACTTATCCGGGTGCTCTTTCAAGCGCTGAGAGCTACGTTCAGCAGCATATTTCATATGCGCGAATGCTGGGCAAGCCGCTGGTCATGGAAGAGTTCGGTCTGCCGCGTGACGGCGGCAAGTACAGTCCCGGCTCGACTACGACTTTTCGCGACGAATACGACGCTGCACTGTTGCAGACCATTTATGACAGCGCCTGTGCAGGGGCGCCGATTGCGGGCTCGAATTTCTGGGGCTGGGGCGGCGAAGGCCGCTCGCCGAACAGCGATTATGTATGGCGAGTTGGTGACCCTTTTGTCTGCGACCCGCCGATGGAGGCACAAGGACTTAACTCGGTTTTCGATACGGATTCCTCGACAATAAAAGTGATCCTTGAGTACGCGGATTCAATGTCGAGATTAAGAACGCTGGTCGCGGTTAAGGAGCGCGGCGACATTGCCCGCGGCTTCAAGTTGTACCAGAATTATCCGAACCCGTTTAACCCGACAACCGCCATCAGCTATCAGTTGCCAGATATCAGCCATGTTACCTTAGAAATATATGATGTCCTCGGCAGGGAAGTGAGGACGCTGGTAAATGAAGTTGAGAAGGCCGGGAGATATGATGTCATGTTCGACGCGGACAACTTGTCGAGCGGAGTATATTTCTGCAAACTTGTGGTCACTTCAAATGAAGAGCGGAGATTTATGGCAGTCGATAAACTTTTGCTCTTCAAATGA
- a CDS encoding M3 family metallopeptidase: MSSASYPQSVSGQDTAVQKFSVTNPFAAPSPLLYQAPPFDKIHNSDYMPAIEEGMRQQLLEIDSIASNPAPATFDNTIVSMERSGELLTRVAKIFFAVVQSNTDDELQGVQSEEAPKLAAHNDAIYLNDKLFQRVKTIYDNRESLHLGPVQEFLVRRYYIDFVRSGALLSEPDKEQLRSLNQEEAKLVTDFQNRLLGATKAGVLVIDDKSQLAGLSDADIAAAAQAAHDRGLDGKWVLPLQNTTQQPAQVSLSDRSVRERLFQSSTMRAERGDTDDTRDIIARLAEIREEHAKLLSFPNYAAYVLEDQMAKTPEAAIKLLTDLVPAATAKAQGESKKMQEMIDRQNGGFQLQPWDWQYYAEKVRKAEYDLDESQIKPYFELNHVLENGVFFAANKLYGLTFKERKDIPVYQQDVRVFEVFDSAGKSIALWYCDYFKRDNKSGGAWEDTFVDGSGLLGTRPVVFNVANFTKPAPGDHALLTYDEVTTMFHEFGHALHSMLTTVEYPRLAGTNVPRDFVEFPSQFNEHWAIYPEVLAHYAKHYKTGKPMPKSLVEKIRNARTFNQGFATMEYLEASLLDMAWHTLPYGTAVTNVDSFETASLNNYHVYVPLIPPRYRSTYFAHIWSTGYAAGYYSYLWSEVLDDDAFAWFNDHGGLTRANGERFEKMILSRGGSEDVGGLYRAFRGRNPDVKALLEDRGLIQK, translated from the coding sequence GTGAGTTCAGCATCGTACCCGCAAAGCGTGTCCGGCCAGGATACTGCCGTCCAGAAGTTTTCTGTCACGAATCCCTTTGCAGCCCCGAGCCCGCTTCTTTATCAGGCTCCGCCGTTCGACAAGATCCATAATTCCGATTATATGCCCGCCATCGAAGAAGGAATGCGGCAGCAGTTGTTAGAGATCGACAGCATCGCGTCCAATCCGGCACCCGCGACGTTTGATAACACCATCGTGTCCATGGAACGATCGGGCGAGCTCCTGACTCGAGTTGCCAAAATCTTCTTTGCCGTAGTCCAATCTAACACTGACGACGAACTTCAGGGGGTGCAATCCGAGGAGGCGCCGAAACTCGCTGCTCACAACGACGCGATTTACCTCAACGATAAATTATTCCAGCGAGTAAAAACCATATATGACAACAGGGAAAGTCTTCATCTAGGCCCCGTGCAGGAATTTTTGGTCAGGCGTTATTATATAGACTTTGTACGCTCCGGAGCACTTCTATCGGAGCCGGACAAAGAACAACTTCGCTCCCTCAATCAAGAAGAAGCGAAGCTCGTAACAGATTTTCAGAACAGACTTCTCGGGGCGACAAAGGCCGGCGTTCTTGTCATCGATGACAAGAGCCAGCTCGCGGGACTCAGCGACGCTGATATTGCTGCAGCGGCACAGGCTGCTCATGACCGAGGACTTGACGGCAAATGGGTTCTGCCGCTCCAGAACACAACACAACAGCCGGCACAGGTTTCTCTCTCTGATCGGTCCGTCCGGGAGCGGCTGTTTCAATCATCCACGATGCGAGCCGAGCGCGGCGATACGGACGACACTCGTGACATCATCGCACGCCTCGCCGAAATTCGTGAGGAGCACGCTAAGCTCCTCAGCTTTCCAAACTACGCCGCCTATGTGCTGGAAGACCAGATGGCAAAAACGCCCGAGGCTGCGATCAAACTTCTTACCGATCTCGTTCCAGCCGCAACGGCAAAAGCGCAGGGAGAATCGAAGAAAATGCAGGAGATGATTGACCGTCAGAACGGAGGTTTCCAGCTTCAGCCGTGGGATTGGCAGTACTATGCAGAAAAAGTTCGCAAGGCCGAATATGACCTCGACGAGTCGCAAATCAAGCCGTACTTCGAATTGAATCACGTGCTGGAAAATGGCGTCTTCTTTGCTGCGAACAAACTGTACGGTTTGACATTCAAGGAACGAAAAGACATTCCCGTCTATCAACAGGATGTTCGGGTGTTTGAGGTTTTTGACTCGGCGGGAAAATCGATTGCGCTCTGGTATTGCGATTACTTCAAACGCGACAACAAGAGCGGCGGCGCATGGGAAGACACTTTCGTAGACGGTTCGGGGCTACTCGGCACGAGGCCGGTTGTTTTCAATGTCGCCAACTTCACAAAACCTGCTCCGGGTGACCATGCACTGCTTACCTATGACGAGGTGACGACCATGTTCCACGAATTTGGACACGCGCTGCACTCGATGCTGACGACCGTAGAATACCCGCGGCTGGCGGGAACGAACGTGCCGCGAGACTTCGTCGAATTCCCGTCGCAGTTCAACGAGCATTGGGCGATATACCCCGAGGTGCTGGCTCACTACGCGAAACACTATAAGACGGGGAAGCCGATGCCGAAAAGCCTCGTCGAAAAGATAAGGAATGCCCGGACGTTTAATCAAGGTTTCGCGACCATGGAGTACCTTGAAGCGTCTTTGCTGGATATGGCATGGCACACATTGCCTTATGGAACGGCAGTGACGAATGTCGATTCGTTTGAAACTGCTTCGCTAAATAATTATCACGTTTACGTGCCTCTCATTCCGCCGCGCTACCGTTCAACGTATTTCGCGCACATCTGGAGTACTGGCTACGCTGCAGGCTACTATTCATACCTGTGGAGCGAAGTCCTCGATGATGACGCCTTCGCGTGGTTCAACGACCACGGCGGACTGACGCGCGCAAATGGTGAACGATTTGAGAAAATGATCCTCTCGCGAGGCGGATCAGAAGATGTCGGTGGTCTTTACCGTGCATTTCGCGGACGCAACCCGGATGTGAAGGCTCTACTGGAGGACCGCGGATTGATACAGAAGTGA
- a CDS encoding ABC transporter ATP-binding protein has translation MDTGESSSEIIRVEGVKKVYQDNGVPVEALRGINLAVSSGDFSVIAGPSGSGKTTLLNIIGTLDKPTEGRVFLDSEDIGSKSRRELADIRLRKIGFVFQAYNLNPVLSALENVEFTMMLRGIDPRERKRRSLALLEQLGIAELARKRPNEMSGGQQQRVAVARAISNEPRLVLADEPTANLDSETAVKLLELMENLNREDGITFVFSSHDPQVIERAHRLLILKDGRIAGDKRN, from the coding sequence ATGGATACAGGAGAAAGCAGTTCAGAGATAATTCGTGTTGAAGGTGTTAAAAAAGTCTACCAGGACAATGGCGTGCCTGTCGAAGCACTGCGGGGAATAAACCTCGCGGTTTCGTCGGGAGACTTCTCGGTCATTGCCGGACCGTCGGGTTCGGGGAAAACGACGCTCCTCAATATCATCGGAACGCTCGACAAGCCGACCGAAGGCAGAGTCTTTCTCGACAGTGAGGATATCGGCTCGAAATCGCGGCGAGAGCTCGCCGATATAAGGCTGAGGAAAATCGGTTTCGTTTTTCAGGCGTATAATCTCAATCCCGTCCTCAGCGCACTTGAAAATGTCGAGTTCACCATGATGCTCCGCGGAATCGATCCCCGTGAACGGAAAAGGAGGAGTCTCGCCCTGCTGGAACAGCTTGGAATTGCGGAGCTCGCCCGTAAACGCCCGAACGAAATGAGCGGCGGTCAGCAGCAAAGGGTCGCAGTTGCAAGGGCGATCTCCAATGAACCGAGACTTGTTCTGGCAGACGAACCCACCGCGAATCTTGACTCGGAAACCGCAGTGAAACTTCTTGAGCTCATGGAAAACTTGAATCGTGAAGACGGAATTACATTTGTCTTTTCATCTCATGACCCGCAGGTCATCGAGCGCGCGCATCGGCTGCTCATTCTGAAAGACGGCCGGATCGCAGGCGACAAAAGAAATTAG